A region from the Prevotella melaninogenica genome encodes:
- a CDS encoding OmpA family protein codes for MKKSLFIVALALGTLAFSSCASKKDLENCRTENNQLTADYQNAKETIAANNARIKSLEDQLAQARESAAALQGSLDNSLRNANSNNINISKLVDQINESNQYIRHLVEVKSKSDSLNMVLTNNLTRSLSREELKEVDVQVLKGVVYISLADNMLYKSGSYEVNDRAEQTLSKIAKIITDYKDYDVLIEGNTDNVPINTSADKMKNIRNNWDLSCLRAASVAQYLQDRFGVNPKRLTAGGRGEYNPLATNDTELGKQRNRRTQIIITPKLDQFMDLIGEAPETKAAK; via the coding sequence ATGAAAAAGAGTCTTTTTATCGTAGCTTTGGCGTTGGGTACACTTGCATTTAGCAGTTGTGCCAGCAAGAAGGATTTGGAGAATTGTCGTACAGAGAATAATCAGTTAACGGCAGATTATCAGAATGCTAAGGAAACGATTGCAGCCAATAACGCACGTATCAAGAGCTTGGAGGATCAGTTGGCTCAGGCAAGAGAGAGTGCTGCTGCGTTGCAGGGTAGTCTTGATAACAGTTTGAGAAATGCCAATTCAAACAATATCAACATTTCTAAACTTGTTGATCAGATTAACGAGAGTAATCAGTATATCCGTCACTTGGTTGAGGTGAAGTCTAAGAGTGATTCTTTGAATATGGTGTTGACAAACAATCTTACTCGTTCTTTGAGCCGTGAGGAGTTGAAGGAGGTTGATGTACAGGTTCTGAAGGGTGTTGTTTATATCTCTTTGGCTGATAACATGCTTTATAAGAGTGGTTCTTATGAGGTGAATGATCGTGCTGAGCAGACATTGAGCAAGATTGCTAAGATTATCACTGATTATAAAGATTATGATGTCCTGATTGAGGGTAATACTGATAATGTGCCTATCAATACATCTGCTGACAAGATGAAGAATATCCGTAACAACTGGGATCTCTCTTGTTTGCGTGCGGCTTCTGTTGCACAGTATCTGCAGGATCGCTTCGGTGTAAATCCTAAGCGTTTGACTGCTGGTGGTCGTGGTGAGTATAACCCACTTGCTACTAATGATACTGAGTTGGGTAAGCAGCGTAACCGTCGTACACAGATTATCATTACTCCAAAGCTTGATCAGTTCATGGATCTCATTGGTGAGGCTCCAGAGACAAAGGCTGCAAAGTAA
- a CDS encoding leucine-rich repeat domain-containing protein has product MNARLLKVLFVLLVCCSSLHVKAEPIVKFKPKSDKVVFRYSGSNVKITGAEKEKDYKGYTIYKTTPGVDVVLTGDLSSFNCNSPYVIGERISYLEIRDCPLLSEVNCGNNFISDLVIENCPKLRWLELSKNLLRGEVFDRLASSLPQCKQGELRFLKPNTGYRGKASYYTYENNYMTDEQIQKFRDRGWTPKIFTYQAGDKWVDYSELYTAYKWEEIEFKTNMAPGTEFEIEIQTGTAPSYFELKNLTCSNLYMLNAPVPLKMKYTGTDGKFSVRGICISGFEIGTEAEITDFSCSNPASMIYISCNNQALSSIDLSKYENLKDLTLKYNFLQELDLSQLPKLYNLTCTGNLLTRLDVRNNPDLHFLKCDDNMITSLDISQNKKLGMLNVSHNNLTELDISNNPRLEEIGIAVNNIKREKMDEIVNHLVQAPTGKKRYLYPYDTRYASQGFPEGNECSKESMKKAKDLGWFVFTFNDKGKRIEFEGTDIANSIDFVKDEADSITEIYDLQGRRRASMARGVNIVKMKNGKVRKVIK; this is encoded by the coding sequence ATGAATGCAAGATTACTTAAAGTTTTGTTTGTACTTTTGGTTTGTTGTTCATCTTTACATGTGAAGGCTGAACCTATTGTTAAATTTAAACCCAAAAGTGATAAAGTTGTTTTTCGTTATAGTGGATCAAATGTTAAAATAACGGGTGCTGAGAAAGAAAAGGACTACAAAGGATATACTATTTACAAAACTACTCCTGGAGTAGATGTTGTACTGACTGGTGATTTGAGTTCTTTTAATTGTAATTCTCCTTATGTTATAGGAGAAAGAATATCTTACCTTGAAATAAGGGATTGTCCACTTTTGTCCGAAGTTAATTGTGGCAATAATTTCATTTCAGACTTGGTTATAGAGAATTGTCCTAAGTTGAGGTGGCTTGAACTTTCAAAGAATCTGCTTAGAGGTGAAGTTTTTGACCGGTTGGCTTCTTCTCTTCCACAATGTAAACAAGGTGAGTTGAGGTTTTTGAAACCAAATACAGGTTATAGAGGCAAGGCGTCATATTATACGTATGAGAATAATTACATGACCGATGAACAGATACAGAAGTTCCGTGATCGGGGCTGGACGCCAAAGATATTTACATATCAAGCTGGTGACAAATGGGTTGATTATTCTGAGTTATACACAGCGTATAAATGGGAAGAGATAGAATTCAAAACAAACATGGCGCCAGGTACGGAGTTTGAAATAGAAATACAGACAGGCACTGCTCCTTCGTATTTTGAGCTGAAGAATTTAACGTGTTCTAATTTGTATATGCTTAATGCCCCCGTGCCCTTGAAAATGAAGTATACCGGAACTGATGGGAAATTCTCTGTGAGAGGAATTTGTATCTCAGGCTTCGAAATTGGCACCGAAGCAGAGATTACGGACTTTTCGTGTTCAAATCCCGCCAGCATGATCTATATTTCCTGTAACAATCAGGCGCTTTCATCCATTGATTTAAGTAAGTATGAAAATTTGAAAGACTTGACTTTGAAATATAACTTTTTACAGGAACTTGACCTTTCCCAACTCCCTAAACTCTACAACTTGACTTGTACTGGTAATTTGTTGACAAGACTTGATGTTAGGAATAATCCAGACCTGCATTTCTTAAAGTGTGATGACAATATGATTACTTCTCTTGATATTTCTCAAAATAAAAAGTTGGGTATGCTTAATGTTTCTCATAATAACCTAACTGAGCTGGATATTTCAAATAATCCGCGTTTGGAAGAAATTGGAATTGCTGTGAATAATATCAAGCGTGAGAAGATGGATGAAATTGTAAACCACTTAGTGCAGGCTCCTACAGGTAAAAAAAGATACCTCTATCCGTATGATACTCGATATGCGTCACAAGGATTCCCCGAGGGCAATGAGTGTAGTAAAGAAAGTATGAAGAAGGCTAAGGATTTAGGTTGGTTTGTGTTTACATTCAATGATAAGGGAAAGCGAATAGAGTTTGAAGGTACTGACATTGCCAATAGTATTGATTTTGTAAAGGATGAAGCTGATTCTATAACAGAAATCTATGATTTACAAGGACGACGTCGTGCGTCAATGGCTCGTGGTGTGAATATTGTAAAAATGAAAAATGGGAAAGTGCGTAAAGTCATAAAATAA